A genomic region of Caenorhabditis elegans chromosome V contains the following coding sequences:
- the srh-95 gene encoding Serpentine Receptor, class H (Partially confirmed by transcript evidence), with the protein MSLRDYYVANYSKCDVKYNFLASWKGVAYPSHLIQVIACPFQILTFYIIIQKTPKNMKSVAWPLFLNHFLCAMLDVALCTLSTAYIFLPISGIFGVGLLSWLGVPSIVQLIFGVIIAISAVCSYVYLFESRSSSLLQNRFRISRKSTRIIYHRIIFFYNCAILLVFFKTPSDQEAAKLEALTIYPCPTREFFEFPVLIVLSDQKTAQFVTYIFIPSMFLQTALNILFHVFCTVYYLYIAPSKSVSTETQKNQKSFLVGIFFQTCIPLVNIAAPIVILSVAHSLGFYSQEMMNLSAVFVGLHGLVESIAIVTVHHHYRKSVKRMFLNKFCKQHRSTVFVGTNDRGSNSLWSRGAI; encoded by the exons ATGTCTTTGCGTGATTACTATGTGGCTAACTATTCAAAATGTGAtgtcaaatataattttctagcTTCATGGAAAGGTGTAGCTTATCCCAGTCATTTAATTCAAGTGATCGCATGCCCATTCCAAATTCTCACGTTTTACattatcattcaaaaaactccgaaaaatatgaaaagtgtTGCATGGCCTTTGTTTCTGAATCATTTTCTATGTGCTATGCTCGATGTTGCGTTATGTACTCTATCTACTGCTTATATTTTTCTACCAATTTCTGGAATATTTGGAGTAGGACTGCTCAGTTGGCTGGGAGTTCCTTCTATTGTGCAATTGATTTTTGGGGTAATTATAGCCATCA GCGCTGTTTGCTCATACGTGTATCTTTTTGAAAGTCGTAGCAGTTCTCTACTACAAAATCGATTTAGGATATCCAGAAAATCCACTAGAATTATCTACCAtagaattattttcttttacaATTGTGCTATTCTTctcgttttcttcaaaactccTTCTGACCAAGAAGCTGCCAAGTTAGAAGCTTTAACTATCTATCCATGCCCAACAAGGGAGTTTTTCGAGTTTCCGGTTTTAATTGTGCTTTCTGATCAAAAAACGGCGCAATTCGTGACCTATATATTTATTCCTTCTATGTTTCTACAAACtgctttgaatattttatttcatgtGTTTTGCACGGTATACTATCTATACATAGCTCCATCAAAATCGGTATCTACGGAAACtcagaaaaaccaaaagtcATTCCTagtcggaattttttttcaaacttgcaTCCCACTGGTCAATATAGCTGCGCCGATTGTCATTTTGTCAGTTGCTCACTCTCTGGGCTTCTACTCCCAGGAAATGATGAACTTGTCAGCTGTATTTGTTGGACTTCACGGACTTGTAGAAAGTATTGCAATTGTTACAGTACATCACCATTACCGGAAAAGTGTGAAACGGATGTTTTTAAACAAGTTTTGCAAAC agcaCAGAAGTACAGTTTTCGTAGGCACAAACGATAGAGGTTCAAATTCTCTCTGGAGTAGAGGTGCAATATga
- the srh-104 gene encoding Serpentine Receptor, class H (Partially confirmed by transcript evidence) codes for MSKTQLDEYYNTTYLKCNLSDNFVASWKGVAYPNHIFQFIELPFQILAFYVIIAKTPKSMKNIKFPLLINHLSCALVDLSFCSLSTLYLFVPIHGAFGVGLLSWLGIGFQYQMFMLEIFGICAICSYTYLFESRSSSLPQNRFRISRRKIKFLYYFFVFLPFILIVIFLLNIPQDQDAAKLDALKKYPCPTVEFFNSPVVIAISDEDVVNIKNRFIIPFIGAHIVFNNSFHIFCLIYYLYISPPKTLSVETKQSQKRFLIGMMVQCSIPSLLGFIPIVIVFIAYRTGNHSQELVNFMVDCVGLHGLGESLTILLVHKSYRKAVFQIVCVWKPKKTTTSFQISQWNSHLVLK; via the exons atgtcgaaaacACAATTAGATGAATATTATAACACAACCTATTTAAAATGCAACTTATCTGATAATTTCGTGGCATCTTGGAAAGGAGTTGCATATCCGAACCATATATTTCAGTTTATTGAGCTACCGTTTCAAATTCTCGCTTTTTACGTCATTATAGCAAAAACTCcgaaatctatgaaaaatataaagtttcCATTATTAATTAATCACCTGTCATGTGCATTGGTTGATCTTTCGTTTTGCTCTCTATCAACCTTATATTTATTCGTTCCGATTCATGGTGCTTTTGGTGTCGGGCTGCTTAGTTGGTTGGGAATCGGATTCCAATACCAGATGTTcatgttggaaatttttggaattt GCGCAATATGTTCCTatacatatttatttgaaagccGAAGCAGTAGCCTACCTCAAAATCGATTTAGAATATCTcggagaaaaatcaaatttttatattattttttcgtatTCCTACCTTTTATCTTAATTGTTATTTTCCTATTGAACATCCCACAAGATCAGGACGCGGCAAAACTTGATGCATTAAAAAAGTATCCCTGCCCTACAGttgagtttttcaattctCCAGTAGTTATTGCAATATCCGATGAAGACGttgttaatattaaaaatagatttataATCCCTTTTATTGGAGCACATATTGTTTTTAATAACTcattccacattttttgtttgatttattATCTCTATATATCTCCACCAAAAACACTTTCtgttgaaacaaaacaaagtCAAAAACGGTTTTTGATTGGAATGATGGTTCAATGTTCAATTCCGTCTCTTCTTGGCTTCATTCCGATTGTAATAGTTTTTATCGCATATCGTACGGGTAATCATTCTCAGGAGCTAGTCAACTTTATGGTCGATTGCGTTGGGCTTCACGGTCTCGGAGAGAGCTTGACTATTCTGTTAGTGCACAAGTCTTATCGGAAagctgtttttcaaattgtttgtgTCTGGAAGCCAAAAA aaactacAACTtcctttcaaatttctcagtGGAATTCTCATTTGGTgctgaaataa